The following proteins are encoded in a genomic region of Natrinema sp. DC36:
- a CDS encoding baseplate J/gp47 family protein, whose amino-acid sequence MPVEDGEYVELTENEIVNALESELQSEFGNNIDLTESSVFSTFAEVMAAVSNGNQEQSLGEVYESGFLDTATGEDLDRVVAIVGIQRRSAIHATGVQQFRSDDPVTTSYNIQRGTVIQTQGNSSAQFETSETTYLRYIDGFESDALSDWGGDVGSGTFDTVAMNASEGSISLEANATNGDHIYKSDELVDIGSTIESDIYAESNTVPTFTFGVQSIDNHYQVAIDTNLGEVRIERVEDGVVVNTIDTQNETVPTGEHVHLVVDWSITGNIGVEITDQSGNKYTAGGVDSSNTIWRNGYVGFKSLDSSGNKYIDEISMSAVSVNIRAINGGSHGNVGAESINVLPSPPAGVDGTSNLYPTSDQSYNDINGDPFVVGRGEEDDDSLRERARDSVSSGGDATVAALTSELLNEVSGVRSVTLYENKTNSTDVDGLPPYSFEAVVFGGDDREVAGAIFDKKAITSRDHGGAHGTEQIITVTSESNGQQFDISYSRPSSVNIDMEMDIVVNDTYVGSETLRDEIVSYVGGVSSDDTDVVGLESGEDVHANEIEDIILGEDETGVIGFNNDASANDITFTPSTTTNSYGLEVVSVGENEVAQTDATDGSIQINVTEI is encoded by the coding sequence ATGCCTGTTGAAGACGGAGAATATGTTGAACTAACGGAGAACGAGATTGTTAACGCACTCGAGAGCGAATTGCAAAGTGAATTTGGGAATAACATCGACCTAACAGAGTCGTCAGTTTTCTCAACATTCGCTGAGGTTATGGCGGCTGTTAGTAACGGCAACCAAGAACAGAGTCTTGGTGAAGTATACGAGAGTGGTTTTCTCGATACCGCAACTGGAGAGGATCTTGATCGCGTAGTCGCAATTGTCGGCATCCAACGCCGATCTGCTATCCACGCAACTGGTGTCCAGCAGTTCCGAAGTGATGATCCAGTCACAACGTCGTATAACATCCAGCGTGGAACGGTTATCCAAACTCAAGGAAACTCGTCTGCGCAGTTTGAGACCAGTGAGACCACGTATCTCCGATATATAGACGGGTTTGAAAGCGATGCGCTATCCGACTGGGGAGGTGACGTTGGAAGCGGTACGTTCGATACTGTTGCAATGAACGCGAGCGAGGGTTCAATCTCTCTCGAGGCAAATGCAACGAATGGAGACCACATCTACAAATCGGATGAGCTTGTCGATATTGGATCCACTATCGAATCCGATATCTATGCAGAAAGCAATACTGTTCCGACCTTCACATTCGGTGTTCAAAGCATTGACAACCACTATCAGGTTGCTATCGATACCAATTTAGGAGAAGTGCGAATTGAGAGAGTGGAGGATGGTGTTGTAGTTAATACTATTGACACACAGAATGAGACTGTTCCAACTGGAGAACACGTCCATCTTGTCGTTGATTGGTCTATTACTGGAAATATCGGTGTTGAAATAACTGACCAGAGTGGAAATAAGTATACCGCTGGTGGTGTTGACTCGAGTAATACCATTTGGCGAAACGGATATGTCGGATTCAAAAGTCTCGATAGTAGTGGGAACAAATACATCGATGAAATCAGCATGAGTGCTGTAAGTGTGAACATCCGTGCAATTAACGGGGGTTCTCACGGGAATGTTGGTGCCGAATCGATTAACGTCCTTCCTTCCCCACCCGCTGGCGTCGATGGTACGTCTAACCTCTACCCAACATCCGATCAGAGCTACAACGACATCAACGGAGATCCGTTCGTCGTCGGGCGTGGGGAGGAGGACGATGATAGTCTACGAGAACGTGCCAGGGACAGTGTTTCCAGCGGTGGTGACGCAACTGTCGCTGCCCTCACATCCGAACTGTTGAATGAAGTTAGTGGCGTTCGTTCCGTCACTCTATACGAAAATAAAACCAATTCAACAGATGTAGATGGGTTACCACCGTATTCATTCGAAGCAGTAGTGTTCGGTGGTGACGATCGTGAGGTGGCTGGAGCAATCTTTGATAAAAAGGCAATTACTTCCCGAGACCACGGTGGTGCTCACGGTACGGAACAGATTATAACCGTTACATCTGAATCTAATGGACAACAGTTCGACATCTCCTACTCCCGCCCCAGTTCTGTCAATATCGATATGGAGATGGATATTGTCGTCAATGATACGTATGTTGGAAGTGAGACTCTCAGAGACGAGATTGTTAGCTATGTTGGCGGTGTTAGCTCTGACGACACCGACGTTGTTGGACTTGAATCGGGTGAAGATGTTCACGCTAATGAGATAGAAGATATCATTCTCGGGGAAGATGAGACGGGTGTTATCGGATTCAATAACGATGCATCTGCGAACGACATCACGTTTACGCCAAGTACGACCACCAATAGCTACGGTCTTGAGGTGGTTAGCGTTGGTGAAAATGAGGTAGCTCAGACTGATGCTACTGACGGTAGTATTCAAATTAACGTCACAGAAATCTAA
- a CDS encoding DUF2586 family protein: MAITYGNTDIPSARVTVRSGGTIAISAAFSNTAGLVGVMDTDNGEATTGETISINSSSDAETQFGETSELTEQVKLAFGNDTSTVYACPVSETEETETFDTVSSGTFSNVPALDPTVQPNHEITAQDTTEGASVTVNIVREEGEDIASPTDANTINLNPNTGEWEADESSTYEITYTHGSYNEAIRGVVSKVPRQVGVCTENNQIVGELGTQLSDYANDFGFMHGAFGLNPEVDSATYTNSYDDRRLIAIAPSRAYLDAANENMVRTVGAVVGKQASKDLGDSTTYETVAGFADLHTKYTNSELGTLIDEQVLTLRQGGGIKIVKDMTTSTDPRFERIFASEITDEATEISHQISQGYVGEANTLTNQKSLGESHDSSYSEMEDDALLDNFDVGVSEGGDNQVDLDIALDIVDVIDTVDVTITVGDVIRNGGAS, encoded by the coding sequence ATGGCAATTACTTACGGAAACACTGACATTCCATCTGCTCGAGTTACGGTTCGGAGTGGTGGCACGATTGCGATTAGTGCTGCGTTCTCTAACACCGCTGGACTCGTTGGTGTGATGGATACTGATAATGGTGAAGCCACGACTGGTGAAACCATTAGTATTAACTCGTCTTCTGACGCGGAAACACAGTTCGGTGAAACATCCGAGCTTACTGAACAGGTGAAGCTTGCATTTGGCAACGACACCTCGACGGTATATGCGTGTCCCGTCAGCGAGACTGAAGAAACTGAAACGTTTGACACGGTTTCGTCTGGAACTTTTTCGAACGTTCCAGCACTCGATCCGACTGTCCAGCCGAATCACGAGATTACGGCCCAGGATACTACGGAAGGTGCGTCGGTTACGGTAAACATCGTTCGTGAGGAGGGGGAGGATATTGCGAGCCCGACCGATGCAAACACGATTAACCTGAACCCGAACACTGGTGAGTGGGAGGCTGATGAGTCTTCCACGTATGAAATTACGTACACCCACGGTAGCTACAACGAGGCAATTCGGGGTGTTGTGAGCAAAGTTCCACGTCAAGTAGGTGTTTGTACCGAAAATAACCAGATCGTTGGCGAGCTTGGAACGCAACTTAGCGACTATGCAAACGATTTCGGCTTCATGCACGGTGCGTTCGGTCTCAATCCAGAGGTTGATTCCGCAACGTACACGAATTCGTATGACGACCGTCGTCTGATCGCTATCGCACCGTCTCGAGCGTACCTCGATGCTGCGAACGAGAACATGGTTCGGACAGTTGGTGCAGTTGTTGGGAAGCAGGCGTCCAAGGATCTGGGTGATAGCACGACGTATGAGACTGTTGCTGGATTTGCTGATCTTCACACGAAGTACACCAATTCGGAGCTTGGCACACTCATCGATGAGCAAGTTCTAACTCTCCGCCAAGGAGGTGGAATTAAGATTGTCAAGGATATGACTACCTCCACCGATCCTCGATTCGAGCGTATCTTTGCTTCCGAGATTACGGACGAGGCCACTGAAATTAGTCACCAGATTAGCCAGGGATACGTGGGTGAAGCGAACACTCTCACCAACCAGAAGTCTCTCGGAGAATCTCACGACAGTTCTTACAGTGAGATGGAGGACGATGCCCTTCTCGATAATTTCGATGTTGGGGTGTCTGAAGGGGGAGACAATCAGGTCGATCTCGATATCGCACTCGACATTGTTGACGTGATTGACACGGTTGACGTGACGATTACTGTTGGAGATGTCATTCGGAACGGAGGGGCAAGCTAA
- a CDS encoding HK97-gp10 family putative phage morphogenesis protein, whose protein sequence is MISDIEYVKKDLRQNLMSKLEGAMKLLLDTAVAHVADDAYWRGGITASLRSHGVKTEQRVGEMMFSVGTDKKIAPYAPFVEFGTGARSDEKGPTSVLTGKPHEHPPGYPYDSPDVSPSELMGSILEWIKTKPIETDNIWASARKISETIVKLGTYAHPFLRPAWFKHELNLKRAVRSAVKKTFR, encoded by the coding sequence GTGATTAGCGACATTGAGTACGTGAAGAAGGATCTTCGCCAGAATCTCATGTCCAAACTCGAGGGTGCAATGAAACTGCTCCTCGACACTGCTGTTGCCCACGTTGCTGATGATGCATATTGGCGTGGTGGTATTACTGCTTCACTCCGCTCTCATGGTGTAAAAACCGAACAGCGTGTGGGTGAAATGATGTTCTCCGTTGGAACAGATAAGAAGATTGCTCCGTATGCACCGTTCGTAGAATTTGGTACTGGCGCTCGTAGTGATGAGAAGGGGCCAACGTCAGTTCTCACTGGTAAACCCCACGAACATCCCCCAGGCTACCCGTATGATTCTCCCGATGTGAGTCCGAGTGAACTGATGGGTAGTATTCTCGAATGGATCAAGACGAAGCCAATTGAGACGGATAATATCTGGGCGTCGGCACGGAAGATATCTGAAACGATTGTGAAACTGGGGACGTATGCACACCCGTTCCTTCGTCCAGCGTGGTTCAAACATGAACTAAATCTCAAACGCGCAGTCCGTAGTGCGGTGAAGAAGACCTTCCGATAA
- a CDS encoding DUF2213 domain-containing protein — MTDDYIFTHDAATVSYDSCDVDGITVDDDGTASFDWNEIPVVEIDEPPHAEAFDTDEYYKIEDATVARPIKQPYLVGDEIEVYKKPADELRQMAWSLDNAPYTLEHPDTGMVKRTADVHGFWRDPRYDDDEDRLKENLYVPTNDDDAKRFVEENQDVSIGFYNRVHGEYDGDTGDLTDDDVDGFQVNMYGDHIAGVKRGRCSGSEGCGINHDRSHESQTGDQSEGCGLDHDSSDAHGEVVLETGETPINADDATDGDSEEECTPCTQTMTDDNKFDISVDLDDMTIDSIAEQFDAVADLREERDSAVESVTEIREDLDEHGFEVDEDECPCEVVDDVLHDYEEKDETVEAVEDAVPEAFKDADSLEDAIEEMADSFAEYRKGEREEALDDLEDLGADRDDWDEDSLEDIREEIDRREEVLDGINVDAKGIETDSGEETTDENVDTTYNGRRTVGRGYKA; from the coding sequence ATGACTGACGATTATATTTTCACCCACGACGCTGCAACGGTCTCGTACGACTCGTGTGACGTTGATGGGATTACAGTTGACGACGATGGGACTGCTTCATTCGACTGGAATGAGATTCCCGTAGTCGAGATTGATGAACCGCCTCACGCAGAAGCGTTTGACACCGACGAGTACTACAAGATCGAGGATGCGACTGTCGCACGTCCGATCAAGCAGCCGTACCTCGTTGGTGATGAGATTGAGGTGTACAAGAAACCCGCAGACGAGCTTCGTCAAATGGCGTGGTCGCTCGATAACGCACCGTACACGCTCGAGCATCCCGACACGGGGATGGTGAAACGCACGGCTGACGTGCATGGATTCTGGCGAGACCCGCGTTACGACGACGATGAAGACCGTCTAAAGGAAAACCTCTACGTTCCGACGAACGACGATGATGCGAAGCGGTTCGTTGAGGAAAATCAGGACGTTTCGATCGGATTCTACAATCGTGTTCACGGCGAATACGATGGTGATACTGGGGATTTGACTGACGACGACGTTGATGGTTTCCAGGTCAACATGTATGGCGACCACATTGCTGGCGTCAAACGTGGACGCTGTAGTGGATCTGAGGGTTGTGGGATCAACCACGACCGATCCCACGAATCGCAGACTGGCGACCAGTCTGAGGGTTGCGGATTAGATCACGATTCGTCTGACGCACATGGCGAAGTGGTCTTGGAAACTGGAGAGACGCCGATTAATGCTGATGACGCTACAGATGGGGATAGCGAGGAAGAATGTACCCCATGTACTCAAACAATGACTGACGACAACAAGTTCGACATTTCCGTTGATCTTGACGACATGACGATTGATAGTATCGCAGAACAGTTCGACGCGGTTGCCGATCTTCGAGAGGAGCGTGATTCCGCTGTTGAAAGTGTTACCGAGATTCGGGAGGACCTCGATGAGCACGGCTTCGAAGTTGATGAAGACGAATGCCCGTGTGAAGTTGTTGACGATGTTCTCCACGACTATGAGGAGAAGGATGAGACTGTCGAGGCGGTAGAGGACGCTGTTCCAGAAGCGTTCAAGGACGCTGACTCGCTCGAGGACGCTATCGAAGAGATGGCAGACTCGTTTGCCGAGTATCGCAAGGGTGAGCGTGAAGAGGCGCTCGACGACCTTGAGGATCTCGGAGCAGACCGAGACGATTGGGATGAAGACTCTCTCGAGGATATCCGTGAAGAGATCGACCGCCGAGAAGAGGTTCTCGACGGGATCAATGTCGATGCGAAGGGCATTGAAACGGATAGCGGTGAAGAAACGACTGACGAAAACGTCGATACGACCTACAACGGCCGTCGTACTGTCGGACGTGGGTACAAGGCGTAA
- a CDS encoding phage portal protein — protein MSDPHINDVRWLYRTSFAKTLVDKPIKDSFKNGFEVKRTASDNTSKRLNDVEEIYEDTEFVPKYKQAQMKARRDGFSLLFMVLEDDSDGVYEDPLDEDVSVKNIKKLQCLTLDDMSKYHGGTSPPTGELASQIPYDSDDYEIRETGMVVDMDPTSGTYKEPLGYIVGQDNARGAEDVNFIHANRCFHYTWNTEVDSDLDQDTLGNFEGDSVLVTVYHILKGIKKGNWSIMQTLFRYAAKLYHVALPEDADEEDRENAEEQLQNLNAKGELLTPHGYEIDDFQTDGQLQPREYFDVLFDQVCASMEMTKSVLFGTQSGVVSGSETDIKNYFNQVQRIRQSIMDEDLKEFIQRYYRMIDGRTDSYGYKAEFEIDWGPLFKLSDLDQAETLSRTMQTLKAAIDGFIMTPMEARSILKEEWAEADIDWNDEFSTEEEDFLKTLNIAQMGTEGALPGGSEINGSTQQQNGGGMEQGQTTASEDPSTDSEMNDDILDAIAERVVAKMD, from the coding sequence ATGTCCGATCCCCACATTAATGACGTTCGGTGGCTCTATCGGACATCGTTTGCAAAGACGCTTGTTGATAAACCGATCAAAGACTCGTTTAAGAACGGGTTTGAGGTGAAGCGAACGGCAAGCGACAACACATCAAAGAGACTTAATGATGTGGAGGAAATTTACGAGGACACTGAGTTTGTACCGAAGTATAAACAAGCTCAGATGAAGGCGAGGCGGGACGGCTTCTCTCTGCTGTTCATGGTCCTTGAAGACGATTCGGACGGTGTTTACGAGGATCCCCTCGATGAAGATGTGTCTGTAAAGAACATTAAGAAGCTCCAGTGTCTTACGCTGGATGACATGTCCAAATACCACGGTGGCACTTCTCCGCCAACTGGCGAACTCGCCTCTCAAATACCGTATGACAGTGATGATTACGAGATTCGAGAGACGGGGATGGTTGTGGACATGGATCCGACTTCGGGGACTTATAAAGAACCACTCGGATACATCGTTGGACAAGATAATGCCCGCGGTGCTGAAGACGTAAACTTCATTCACGCAAACAGATGCTTCCATTACACGTGGAATACAGAGGTAGACAGTGATCTCGACCAAGACACTCTCGGCAATTTCGAGGGCGACTCGGTACTTGTCACCGTCTACCACATTCTTAAAGGAATTAAAAAGGGCAACTGGTCGATCATGCAGACGCTGTTCCGATATGCAGCGAAGCTATACCATGTTGCGCTTCCCGAAGACGCCGATGAAGAAGATCGGGAGAACGCTGAGGAGCAACTTCAGAACCTTAATGCGAAAGGCGAGTTGCTCACTCCGCATGGGTATGAGATAGACGATTTCCAGACTGACGGGCAACTACAGCCGAGGGAGTATTTCGACGTACTGTTCGATCAGGTCTGTGCGTCGATGGAGATGACCAAGTCCGTTCTCTTCGGCACTCAGAGCGGTGTTGTGAGCGGATCCGAGACGGACATTAAGAACTATTTCAATCAGGTCCAGCGCATTCGACAGTCCATCATGGACGAGGATCTGAAGGAATTTATTCAGCGGTATTACCGTATGATCGACGGACGGACGGATTCATACGGATATAAAGCCGAATTCGAGATCGATTGGGGGCCACTGTTCAAACTCTCCGATCTGGATCAGGCTGAAACGCTGAGTCGGACGATGCAGACGCTTAAAGCGGCTATTGACGGATTCATTATGACGCCGATGGAGGCTCGCTCCATTCTGAAAGAGGAATGGGCTGAGGCTGATATCGACTGGAATGATGAATTCTCGACGGAGGAAGAAGACTTCCTCAAAACGCTCAATATCGCCCAGATGGGTACTGAAGGGGCGTTGCCTGGAGGGTCTGAAATCAATGGTTCAACACAACAGCAAAACGGTGGTGGGATGGAACAAGGCCAAACCACCGCCTCTGAAGATCCGTCTACAGACAGTGAAATGAATGATGATATTCTCGACGCAATTGCTGAGAGAGTGGTTGCAAAGATGGACTAA